A genomic region of Klebsiella sp. RIT-PI-d contains the following coding sequences:
- a CDS encoding polyprenyl synthetase family protein, with translation MNVNYEDEMQTLRVALQHRLEQLLPVGNPQDLVCEAMREGTLASGKRIRPLLLLLTAHDLGCNLDKPGLLDLACAVEMIHAASLILDDIPCMDNAMQRRGMPTIHRRYGESVAILAAVGLLSRAFGVVAEAPALPAAFKTQAVMELSSAVGMHGLVQGQYRDLIEGQHARSAETILQTNDLKTSRLFDATLQMAAIVADAPPPARERLRCFAQDLGLVFQLMDDLSDGVSGTGKDMNQDSGKSTLVEMLGAEAVHQRLREHLHSADQHLASACDKGMSTRRFMRAWFNKQKTMFGLEWSLPEC, from the coding sequence ATGAATGTAAATTACGAAGATGAAATGCAGACGTTGCGTGTTGCGCTGCAACACCGCCTTGAACAGTTATTACCCGTCGGCAACCCACAGGACCTTGTCTGCGAGGCGATGCGTGAAGGCACGTTGGCATCAGGTAAACGGATACGCCCGCTGCTGCTATTACTTACCGCACACGATTTAGGCTGCAACCTCGATAAACCCGGTCTTCTTGACCTGGCGTGCGCCGTCGAGATGATCCATGCCGCCTCATTAATACTGGATGACATTCCCTGCATGGATAACGCAATGCAGCGGCGCGGGATGCCGACCATTCATCGGCGCTACGGCGAAAGTGTGGCGATCCTCGCGGCTGTGGGCCTGCTGAGCCGGGCGTTCGGCGTAGTGGCAGAAGCGCCCGCGCTGCCCGCTGCGTTTAAAACGCAGGCTGTTATGGAGCTTTCCTCGGCGGTCGGCATGCACGGGCTGGTGCAGGGCCAGTATCGCGATCTGATAGAAGGTCAACATGCCCGCAGCGCCGAAACCATTCTTCAGACTAACGATCTCAAAACCAGCCGGTTATTTGATGCCACGCTGCAAATGGCGGCGATCGTTGCGGATGCCCCACCGCCTGCGCGTGAGCGCCTGCGCTGCTTTGCTCAGGATTTAGGACTGGTGTTTCAGCTGATGGACGATTTAAGCGATGGCGTGAGCGGGACAGGCAAAGACATGAATCAGGATAGCGGCAAATCTACCCTGGTCGAAATGCTGGGCGCAGAAGCGGTGCATCAGCGGCTGCGCGAACATCTGCATAGCGCTGACCAGCATCTGGCGAGCGCCTGTGATAAGGGCATGTCGACACGCCGTTTTATGCGCGCCTGGTTTAATAAACAAAAGACGATGTTTGGTCTGGAATGGTCATTACCGGAGTGCTGA
- the fni gene encoding type 2 isopentenyl-diphosphate Delta-isomerase gives MKDLIQRKNDHLDIVLHPTATIKKCSTGFEQWRFEHCALPELDLDNIDLRTSLFGKVLNAPLLIGSMTGGAQRAAHINRHLAEAAQALGLAMGVGSQRVALESDVNSGLTRELRQYAPDIVLLANLGAAQIASAKGLDYARRAVDMIEADALIIHLNPLQEALQRNGDRDWRGVLKAIENTVNSLPVPVVIKEVGAGLSVPVARQLLDAGVAMLDIAGAGGTSWAAVEGERATIRHDRAVAMAFSDWGIPTAQALHHLHQALPTAPLIASGGIADGIDAAKALRLGASLVSQAAGVLGSATSSTDAVIDHFQIILSQLRIACFCTGSGSVEQLRQATLVRV, from the coding sequence ATGAAGGATCTGATTCAACGTAAAAATGATCATCTGGATATTGTCTTACATCCGACGGCGACGATCAAAAAGTGCTCAACAGGTTTCGAGCAGTGGCGTTTTGAACATTGCGCCCTGCCTGAACTCGATCTTGATAATATTGATTTGCGAACGTCACTGTTCGGCAAAGTACTCAATGCGCCACTGCTTATCGGGTCAATGACCGGCGGTGCGCAACGCGCAGCTCATATCAATCGGCATCTGGCAGAAGCGGCGCAGGCGCTGGGACTGGCGATGGGCGTTGGATCGCAGCGGGTGGCGCTGGAAAGTGATGTTAACAGCGGCCTGACTCGCGAACTACGCCAGTATGCGCCGGACATTGTTCTGCTGGCGAATCTCGGCGCGGCGCAAATCGCCTCGGCGAAAGGGCTGGATTACGCCCGCCGGGCCGTCGACATGATTGAAGCCGACGCGCTTATTATCCACCTTAATCCGCTTCAGGAAGCCCTGCAGCGCAACGGCGATCGCGACTGGCGCGGCGTGCTTAAGGCGATTGAGAACACGGTAAACTCACTGCCCGTGCCGGTAGTGATTAAAGAAGTCGGTGCCGGGCTGTCGGTGCCGGTCGCCCGTCAACTGCTCGACGCGGGCGTGGCGATGCTGGACATTGCTGGCGCAGGCGGCACCAGTTGGGCGGCGGTGGAGGGCGAACGGGCGACTATTCGCCACGATCGTGCCGTGGCAATGGCATTCTCAGACTGGGGTATTCCCACGGCACAGGCGCTGCATCACCTGCATCAGGCGCTGCCAACGGCCCCGTTGATCGCCTCAGGAGGGATCGCCGATGGGATCGACGCAGCCAAGGCATTGCGCCTGGGAGCCAGCCTCGTCAGCCAGGCCGCTGGCGTGCTGGGCAGTGCCACCTCATCCACCGACGCGGTGATTGACCATTTCCAGATTATCCTCAGCCAGCTGCGCATTGCCTGTTTTTGCACCGGCAGCGGCAGCGTAGAGCAGTTGCGTCAGGCGACACTGGTCCGCGTGTAA